In Deltaproteobacteria bacterium, one genomic interval encodes:
- the rfbB gene encoding dTDP-glucose 4,6-dehydratase: MKLLVTGGAGFIGTNFIRYVLEQRPNWRIVNLDALTYAGNLGNFSDLGPEQAARHSFVHGNIQDRSLVQHVFTEENPEAVVHFAAESHVDRSIIGPEAFVQTNVFGTFCLLEESCKYWQGKGRPGDFRFLHISTDEVYGSLGPKGYFTETTPYDPSSPYSASKAASDHFVRAYFRTYGLPTLITNCSNNYGPYQFPEKLIPLMILNMVEEKPLPIYGDGRNVRDWLYVLDHAEALLKVLEEGRPGETYNIGGRVERQNIEIVYHLCDLLDARLSRSGAKSTRNLIRFVSDRPGHDRRYAIDASKIKKELNWLPRHSFDEAIASTVDWYLAHLDWVNSVRTGEYRQWVQLNYQGR, translated from the coding sequence ATGAAATTGCTGGTTACTGGAGGCGCCGGATTCATCGGCACAAATTTTATCCGTTACGTTCTTGAACAGAGGCCAAACTGGCGGATCGTCAACCTGGATGCCCTCACCTATGCAGGAAATCTTGGTAATTTTTCTGACCTGGGTCCAGAACAGGCTGCCAGACACAGCTTTGTCCATGGCAATATTCAGGACAGATCTCTTGTCCAACATGTGTTTACTGAGGAGAATCCCGAGGCAGTGGTTCACTTTGCCGCCGAATCTCATGTTGACCGCTCTATCATCGGTCCCGAAGCCTTTGTACAGACAAATGTTTTTGGCACGTTTTGTCTGTTGGAAGAAAGTTGCAAGTATTGGCAAGGCAAAGGAAGGCCTGGAGATTTTCGTTTCTTGCATATTTCCACTGATGAAGTCTATGGTAGTCTGGGCCCGAAGGGCTACTTTACTGAAACAACTCCCTATGACCCATCGAGCCCCTATTCAGCATCAAAAGCAGCTTCCGACCATTTTGTCAGGGCCTATTTCCGCACCTATGGTCTGCCTACCCTTATCACCAACTGCTCCAATAACTATGGCCCCTATCAGTTTCCGGAAAAACTCATTCCTCTCATGATTCTCAATATGGTCGAGGAGAAGCCTCTGCCTATTTATGGCGACGGCAGAAATGTGCGCGACTGGCTCTACGTGCTCGATCATGCCGAGGCCCTGCTGAAAGTGCTGGAAGAGGGAAGGCCGGGAGAGACCTATAACATAGGGGGTAGAGTTGAGCGGCAGAACATTGAAATTGTTTATCATCTCTGCGATCTGCTTGATGCGAGATTGTCAAGATCGGGCGCCAAGTCGACCAGGAATTTGATTCGGTTTGTCTCGGACCGCCCTGGCCACGACCGGCGCTACGCCATCGATGCCAGCAAGATCAAGAAGGAGCTCAACTGGCTGCCGCGACACTCTTTTGATGAGGCCATAGCTAGCACTGTAGACTGGTATCTTGCTCACCTTGATTGGGTCAACTCGGTGCGCACAGGAGAGTATCGCCAATGGGTGCAGCTCAATTACCAGGGGCGTTGA
- a CDS encoding CinA family nicotinamide mononucleotide deamidase-related protein, producing the protein MRHMQGELITIGNELVSGLVTNTNAAYIGRVLLAAHFPLRWVTVVGDDQEDIVAAIRQALTRASFVIITGGLGPTDDDLTVPAAAKALQLNLRRDPCSWEVLSQHLKEKNLQMTSRIAKMADLPEGAQRIDLQRPRAGFYLRHLAKPLFFLPGVPEEMIDMMKEFVLPKLRSTFPLRQVYRWRHLRIFGLRESQVNDLLADFSSRYPAMQLGLLPVFPEVLLQLTIQAASDNEAEAILQRAVARVRQQLGLHLYGEDDETMEKVVGRLLRERRETVALAESCTGGLISHLLTNVPGSSAYFEESLVTYSDSAKITSLQVPAETICRCSAVSAQTAEAMLNGLRQKSHATIMLAVTGYAGPEAGGSRVPVGTTFIALSYKNKFRLQRFRFSGSRSENKTLAAYTGLDWMRRAMIDDEFFNCEPA; encoded by the coding sequence ATGAGACATATGCAAGGAGAATTGATTACCATTGGCAATGAGCTTGTTTCTGGCCTGGTTACCAATACCAACGCCGCCTATATAGGCAGGGTACTGCTGGCGGCACATTTCCCTCTGCGCTGGGTGACAGTTGTAGGAGACGACCAAGAGGATATTGTAGCCGCCATCAGGCAAGCATTGACCAGGGCCTCCTTCGTGATAATAACCGGCGGACTCGGCCCTACAGACGACGACCTCACTGTCCCTGCCGCGGCCAAGGCATTGCAGCTGAATCTTCGTCGGGATCCATGTTCATGGGAAGTCCTGTCGCAGCATTTAAAAGAAAAAAATCTGCAAATGACCTCGAGGATTGCTAAAATGGCGGACCTTCCCGAAGGAGCTCAAAGGATCGACCTGCAGCGGCCAAGGGCCGGCTTCTATCTCCGCCACCTGGCAAAGCCGCTTTTTTTCCTGCCGGGCGTTCCAGAGGAAATGATCGACATGATGAAAGAATTTGTTCTGCCCAAGTTGCGCAGCACATTCCCCTTGCGGCAGGTATACAGGTGGCGGCACCTGCGGATATTTGGTCTGAGAGAATCCCAAGTAAATGACCTCCTTGCTGATTTTTCCAGCCGCTATCCAGCCATGCAGTTGGGATTGCTCCCTGTCTTCCCTGAAGTCCTTCTGCAACTTACCATCCAGGCAGCCAGCGACAACGAAGCAGAAGCAATTCTGCAAAGAGCCGTGGCCAGAGTACGGCAGCAATTGGGGCTGCACCTTTATGGAGAAGATGACGAAACCATGGAAAAGGTGGTAGGTCGGCTGCTACGTGAACGACGAGAAACCGTGGCCCTTGCCGAGTCCTGTACGGGCGGTCTCATCAGCCATCTTCTCACCAATGTGCCGGGAAGTTCTGCCTATTTCGAGGAAAGTCTGGTCACCTACAGCGACAGCGCCAAGATAACCAGTCTGCAGGTGCCAGCAGAAACCATCTGCCGCTGCAGTGCAGTAAGTGCCCAGACAGCGGAAGCAATGCTAAACGGTCTGCGGCAAAAGAGCCACGCAACTATTATGCTGGCTGTGACAGGCTACGCCGGACCTGAGGCAGGCGGCTCCCGGGTACCTGTGGGTACCACTTTTATTGCTCTGAGCTACAAGAACAAATTTAGACTGCAGCGATTCCGTTTTAGTGGTAGCCGATCAGAAAACAAGACCCTCGCTGCCTATACGGGCCTCGACTGGATGCGGAGAGCTATGATAGATGACGAATTCTTCAACTGTGAACCCGCCTGA
- a CDS encoding nicotinate-nicotinamide nucleotide adenylyltransferase: protein MTNSSTVNPPDKSRTSPILDFTVRAVHGISPGTRAGRLGIIGGSYNPITRAHLVLSESARDQAKLHEVLLVLSKTPPHKVIFGASLPQRLEMMRLAVEEYPFISIGLCSHGLFLDICSALKQVYPAGTEFFFITGRDAAERILSWPYHDPAAALEQMFSSFQLLVFPRQGPLVLPQEQLLQRCAERIHQLRTPAAISHISSSLVRQYVREGKPFRHLVPEKVHDYIIAHQLYRNANE, encoded by the coding sequence ATGACGAATTCTTCAACTGTGAACCCGCCTGACAAGAGCAGAACAAGCCCCATCCTTGACTTCACTGTCCGGGCTGTCCATGGTATATCACCCGGGACAAGAGCAGGGCGCCTCGGGATAATCGGCGGCAGCTATAACCCGATCACCAGAGCCCACCTGGTATTGTCAGAATCAGCACGGGACCAGGCCAAACTGCACGAAGTGCTCCTGGTATTATCAAAGACACCGCCCCACAAGGTCATCTTCGGGGCGAGCCTGCCGCAGCGGCTGGAAATGATGCGTCTCGCTGTGGAAGAATACCCTTTCATTTCGATTGGCCTCTGTAGCCATGGCCTTTTTCTGGATATTTGCAGCGCGCTTAAACAAGTTTATCCAGCCGGGACAGAGTTTTTCTTTATTACCGGTCGCGATGCGGCAGAAAGAATTCTTTCGTGGCCGTACCATGACCCGGCAGCTGCTCTAGAGCAGATGTTCTCATCATTTCAGCTGCTTGTCTTTCCTCGCCAGGGGCCCCTGGTCCTGCCTCAAGAGCAGCTCCTGCAGAGGTGCGCCGAGAGAATCCATCAACTGAGAACACCGGCGGCAATCAGCCACATTTCCTCTTCTCTTGTGCGGCAGTATGTCAGAGAAGGGAAACCTTTTCGTCATCTAGTTCCCGAGAAGGTGCATGACTATATTATTGCACACCAGCTCTACCGTAACGCCAACGAGTAA